The Calothrix sp. PCC 7507 DNA segment TAGTGCTTCGCGGATAGGACTAAATTGATAACCTGGTTGTAGCCACTCATTAAAACTGGATTCAAACTGTTGTTTCGCTGCTTTGATTTCATCAATGAAACCGCTTGCAGTACCTCCTTCAGCACTGAATCTGGGATTTAGTCTCAACACATAGCTACTATAAGGAGACTGCCATTTAAGATATTTATCATGTACATCTTTGGCTGGAGGTAGTTTTCCTTTCGCAGAGGCAATTCTTTGTTGGCTATCTCCTTCTGTAAAAATCTGCAAGCGGAAAGTCAAACTGCTATCAAAATTCTCGTCTATGGAGATTAGAACTAACTTGCTCATTGTTGTTACTTTACAGAAGGTTAAATCACAAAGCTTCTAATTGTACTAAAATCACCAAACTCGATTTTTAACCGAAAATACTCTGTTGTTTTGCCATTAATATCTATACGAATCCATCGCTCAGGTTTTTCTGTTTGGACTTGTTTAATAACCTGTTCAGATGTATCCAGTACTAAACATTTAAGACTCAATGGCAGAGTGGTATTACCAATTGGATACAATTCCAGACTAATCTTTCTATTATCATTAGCTTGCGGTTGTATAGCAACAGTCAAGGCTAATGAGGTAGATGTTTGCTCAGTTTCTAAATCAATTCGTTGTGCCCGTATAATTCCTTCGCTACCAACAGCACTTCTAGCAACAACTAGTTTGTTTGTTTCTGTACCCAACACTTCTTCTACTGTCTGCCAACCAGCGACAATAATATTTTGTAGCCATTGGCTTAAATTTACTACTACTTCGCTAAATGAAACATCAGAATCTACACTTTGTACAGGAATATCTAATATTTCTTTCAATTCTCCTGATTTGAAAAGAGCATCAAGTTTTTTCATGCCTTTTTCAGAACCATCAAAATATAGCTCCATAGAACCTTCCTCAATTCTTCGTAGTTTTATTGAACTATCACCCAAAACTGTCTGGAGATGCTGCTCGATCGCCTCTAAACGTGCTGCATCCAATTTTTCTATGTCGAACTCTAGTTTGACTCTACGTCTGGCTTCAGATGAGTGTACAGGCTTCTCTAAATTTGGGATTTTTAATTGATTACCTGCTAATTTATTATTAATATTGACTAATACTTTCAACTGAATAATATCTCTTAATCCAGGGTTGTGATTGATTTCTGCTGCAAAGTTATCGCACAATTTTTCAAATAAACTTGCCTTTATTTTGGCTGCATAACATTCTGGTACAGAATCATTTTTGAGTGCTATGGCGATGAGCTTTTCTTTAACTAATAACTCACCTTCTGGTGTGAGCAATGATACGATTTCTTCTATAGATTGCAACAGGATATCAACATGTTTTAAACGCTTGACTTGCTTAATATCTTTAATAAGCTGTTTTAGCTTCCAGTCTAGCCATTGTAAGTCTTCTCGGTGTTCCGGTGGATAGATAGTTACTCCTCGATAACGCTGTATAATAGATAAGCCAATCAGTTCTTTATGAGATTCTCTAACTATAGTTTGTAGGGCTGACAAAAAACAAAGGTTGAGTGCTTTTTCTAACTCTTGACTGCTATGCTTATCTTTTTGTGTGAGGTTATTAACAACATTTTCAAGAATAGGAGCGATTACAATTGCATCTAATCTGTTAACTAATAGTCCTTGTAACAGCTGGACATTGAATATTCCTAGTAA contains these protein-coding regions:
- a CDS encoding DUF1822 family protein; amino-acid sequence: MEILIQLLLGIFNVQLLQGLLVNRLDAIVIAPILENVVNNLTQKDKHSSQELEKALNLCFLSALQTIVRESHKELIGLSIIQRYRGVTIYPPEHREDLQWLDWKLKQLIKDIKQVKRLKHVDILLQSIEEIVSLLTPEGELLVKEKLIAIALKNDSVPECYAAKIKASLFEKLCDNFAAEINHNPGLRDIIQLKVLVNINNKLAGNQLKIPNLEKPVHSSEARRRVKLEFDIEKLDAARLEAIEQHLQTVLGDSSIKLRRIEEGSMELYFDGSEKGMKKLDALFKSGELKEILDIPVQSVDSDVSFSEVVVNLSQWLQNIIVAGWQTVEEVLGTETNKLVVARSAVGSEGIIRAQRIDLETEQTSTSLALTVAIQPQANDNRKISLELYPIGNTTLPLSLKCLVLDTSEQVIKQVQTEKPERWIRIDINGKTTEYFRLKIEFGDFSTIRSFVI